The following proteins are co-located in the Lactobacillus sp. ESL0791 genome:
- a CDS encoding phage holin, LLH family codes for MQNINFFIETAIIIIAFLFVGLYPYIQEHNKPLADKLDIWYQIAQVLVNNETTKTEKAGAEKKQTATTALVNQAKQLKVPLEKNVAAGLVQAAYDKSQQSNSTTKLPDTMGFVSDNKQGSD; via the coding sequence ATGCAAAACATAAACTTTTTCATTGAAACGGCCATAATTATTATTGCTTTCTTGTTTGTAGGGTTATATCCCTACATTCAGGAACATAATAAGCCATTAGCTGACAAATTAGATATTTGGTACCAGATTGCTCAAGTCTTAGTAAATAATGAAACAACTAAGACTGAGAAAGCTGGCGCAGAAAAGAAACAGACCGCTACTACAGCCTTAGTTAACCAGGCTAAACAATTAAAGGTACCATTAGAAAAAAATGTGGCAGCTGGTTTAGTTCAAGCTGCATATGACAAGTCTCAACAGAGTAATTCAACGACTAAATTACCTGATACAATGGGCTTTGTTTCAGATAACAAACAAGGTAGTGATTAG